ACGGCGACGTTTCCAGCGGTGATAGCGATTCGTGAGTCCGTAAGAGACCTCAGATGCCGAGAACAGCAGCCCTCTCCTGGGAACGAACTTGACATAAAGATAACCGAAGAGCAGACCGCTCAAATGCGCGACGTTTGCGGTCCCACTGGCATCGCCCAGCGCGCCAGCCAAAGCCACAAATGCGAGTATTCCTACCAGATATTTGAGCCGGATGGCGAACGGGAGCGGAAACATGAAGACTTCCTGATCGCCAAACAACATGGCGGCGGCCATGAAAATTGCATAGATTCCGCCAGAAGAACCAACGGTTGGAGTTTGCGGAACAAGATGGACGATAGGCCCGAGCGTGTAAGCCAGAGCGACCGTGCCCAGTCCCGCGCCAATCACGCCGAAAAGGAAAAACTCCAGGAAGCGGCGGCTGCCCCAAGGAACTTCCAGCATGGAGCCAAACATCCACAACATCAGCATGTTGAAAAATACGTGAAAAAAACCAGCGTGCACGAATCCATACGTCAATAACTGATAAATATGTCCATGGACAACGTCATGCGCACGGAGAGCCAGCGGATTAAAGATAGCATTGGCAAGACGTCCCTGGCCTATGGCAACGAGTATCAGCCCAAGAAAGTAAATACCGCCGTTGATTGCGACCAATATTTTGATGGCCCGCGTAAACGGCGGGAATGAAAGCGTCATTGTTCTCGCCATGCTGTTATCTTTCCGGTTCAGGAATCACGATCAGGCTTCGGTGACCCTTGGCATCCACTGATCGTACTCCAAAAATCACATTGTCCTTGGAATCCGGAAGGTCAACTTTTGGCTCGGTCGTTCGCAACAAGTTTTCTTCCGGGAAATCCGCGTCAGTGGTCTTGCGCCAAAGCACTTCATAGGCTGTAGCTCCGGGCGCGGGCTTCCATTGGATTTTGGAATCGTTTTCAAGCTGCTTGGTCAACAAATGTACGTCGCTGGGCGGCGCAGGCGATGAAGCCAGGCTCGCCAGTGTCGCGGCATTCAGGCGCGCCACATTTGCGACATATTCAAAATCCACAAATTTCGGCAGGTCACCATATTCGATGCCGTTTTCTGTCCTCACGTTTTGGTGTTGATGGTTGTAATCTTCACGATATTCGGTAAAGCGGACAGCAGCAAAGCCCTGCTCATTGAAGGCGCTGTGATCGCCACCGCGCAGGTAGCGGTCACGACGGAAGATCAGCTTGGGAGAAAATGCCCCAAAATCATAAGTTTCGCCCACGGAGTGAATGTAGCGGGCCAGTTCGCGCGAGGAAGAATCATTCTCTCCGCCAATTGCCTTGATGCGGCGCAAATCGGCATCGGTGGCGGCGGCTGGAATACCTTCAGAAAACACGCGCACCCAGTTGTTGTTCTGCATTGTGTCGCCGGGTGTGCGGTTGCCGCCGACGATGTCATTGTTAAGCACGCCCTCAAGTTGCCAGCCTTGTTCTTTGGCCATTTTGGCAAAATGAGTGCTTCCATTCAGCCCCTGCTCCTCGCCGGCGACGGTGAGAAAGATGATGGTGGCGGGAAACTTATGCTTGCTGAGCACGCGCGCACATTCGAGCGAAACCGTGGTGCCGCTGCCATCGTCATTGGCTCCGGGAGCGGGATCGGTAGAGTTCTCATTGCTGGAATTGCGCGAGTCGTAATGTCCCGTGACCAGATAAATCCGCTTGGCCTGAGCCGGATCTGTGCCTTTCAGGATGGCGTAGACATTCTGGATTTCCGTGGGTTGAGTGATGCGGTCTCTGGGCCCCTTAGGCTGCTCAATGAAGGTGTCAGTCTTGACTTCCAGACAGCCGTTGCATTCTGCGGAGATTTTTTCAAATTCTGACTTGATCCAGTTGCGGGCAGCTACAATGCCTTGCGGGGAGCTGGCAGCGCCAGGATTATTGACGGAGAGCGTGCTACGCGTGCCAAAACTAACCAGCTTCTCGTCGGTCTGCTGGGCGCGCTGTGGCGAAACATCTTTTATGATCTGAATGATAGCGGGGTCTCGGTCCCGCTTGGCCGTGGCTGAAGGTTTTTCAGCGGATTCAGCAGCACGGGTTTTGGGCTTATGTTTTTGGGCAACGGCGAAAGGCGCTGCCAGCATCAGAAGCGCAATCGAGACAAACAAGGAAATTCGTATGCGGGAATCTTTAAGGGAATCCATGAGTAACATTCAGTTCCTCGGTTTCAGAGCTTGACGACAATCCCAAGAGATTCTAAATATAATCACATGGCCCCCGCCACTTTGTAACAATATCCCATGGAGGAAGAAATGCCGATTTGCCCGGAATGCGATACGGACCTCGATTTGGATGAGGAAGAACTCGACGAAGGCGAAATTGTTTCCTGTCCGGAATGCGGCTCGGATTTTGAAGTGATTACGAAACATCCGCTCGAATTAAATCCGGTAGACGAACTGGACGAGGATGAGGACGACGACGAAGACGACGAGGATGACGAGGACGGTGACTACTAACCCGCGCTGGAGCCGGAACACGGCCGCGCGTCTGGGAATGTGTGTGCTTCTGGCGCTCTTCTCAACCTCCGTCGCTGCAGGCAAGGATAAGCCGCAAAAGGAAAAGCCCTATGCTTTGATCTTTGGCACCGCCTATGGGCCGAATGACCGGCCTCTTTACGGCGTGAAGATCTCGATCCGACCGGAAAAGAAGAAGCATCCCAGCTGGGACTTGATTTCCGACCATCGCGGCGAGTTTGCTCAGCGCGTGCCGGCCAAAACGAATGACTACCTGGTCCGCGGAGAAGCCGAATACGCTCCGCTGGGAGACGATGGCAAGCCGCAACTATCGAAAAAGGTGCGACTTAAGGGCGAAACCAGGGTTCATATTGATAACGAGGAGCGGCGCGATATCAGCTTGCATCTGACAGAGTAGCTCAATTTCAAAAAGACAGGGCAGGGGGGTGGAGACGATGAAAAGGCTTACCGCTATAGCCGCAATTTTGCTGGCTTTTGGGGCCTCGTTTGCCGTCCCCGTTGCCGGAGCTACAGCATTGTTCCAGCGAGGCCAGAGTGAAACGCGGACGCTGGTAGGGCACGTCCTGGACGATCGGGAGCAGCCGCTGCAAAAGGCGATTGTGTATCTGAAGAATACGAAAAATCTGGCAATCAAGACCTACATCACCGAGCCGGATGGTACTTTCAGGTTTTCAGGGCTTTCCGCCAATATCGACTACGAAGTTTATGCGGAGCATCAAGGCGCGCGCAGTGACACCAAAACGCTGAGCGGTTTTGACAGCCGACGCCAGGTGAACATGACCTTGAAGATCAAAGGCAAATAGTTTTTGGGAGAAAATTTAAGGGCCGTCCCATTTCGGAACGGCCCTTTTGATTGCTCAAGATTCGAAGCCGCTAGTCCTGGTCGTTGCCGGCACGCTTCCAGTTGATGATGTCACCCAGTGTGGTGGTAGCCGTCGCGCTCGACGCCGGATGTTTGTAGGCTTCCACATCAGCGCGGCTGGCTTCCTCGCCCACTGCCCGCAGACTCAGGCCGACTTTCTTCTCTTCGGCATTCATCTTGATGATCTTGAAGTCATGTTCCTGGCCGGCATCCAGCTTCACGCCAGCGCCAGAGGAATCAGTGGCTTCAGAGTTGTGGCAAAGGCCTTCAACGCCTTCAGCAATCTCAACGAAAGCGCCGAACTGCGCCAACCGCAGCACTTTTCCGTGGACCACATCGCCAATGCGATGCGTCTGGAAGAAGCTTTCCCAGGCGTCGGGTTGGAGCTGCTTTACGCCCAACGACAAGCGGCGCTGCTCCGGCTCAATGCCCAGCACAATGGCTTTTACCTTCTCGCCTTTTTTCAAGACCTCAGAAGGATGCTTGACGCGCTTGGTCCAGCTCAGATTGCTCACGTGGACCAGTCCGTCAATTCCGTCTTCAATCTCGATGAAGGCGCCGAAGTCGGTCAGGTTGCGAACGCGGCCTTCAACGGTCGATCCAATGGGATACTTCTCATGCAGCCGTTCCCATGGGTTCGACTCAAGCTGTTTCAGCCCGAGCGAAATGCGGCGTTCGTTGGAATTTACGTTGAGCACAACGCATTCGATTTCATCGCCAACGTTGACCAGCTTTGAAGGATGCTTCATGCGCTTGGACCACGACATTTCGCTTACATGGACCAGGCCTTCAATGCCCTGTTCCAGCTCGACGAATGCGCCGTAATCGGTCACGCTCAGAATGCGGCCTTTGACGCGCGCGCCAATGGGATAGCGCTCGGAAGCGTCAAGCCACGGATCGGGCGTGAGCTGCTTAAAGCCAAGTGAAACGCGCAGCTTTTCCGGATCGTACTTCAGAACCTTTACCTGGATCTGATCGCCCACGTGGACGAGATCGCGCGGGTGCGTGAGCCTGCCCCACGACATATCAGTGATATGCAGCAGGCCGTCAATGCCGCCCATGTCGACGAATGCGCCGTAGTCAGTGAGGTTCTTTACCGTGCCGGTAAGGATTGCGCCTTCCGCCAGATTCTCAAGGGTCTTGCCGCGCTTGGAGGCAATTTCTTCATCCAGGATGGCCTTGCGTGAAACCACAATGTTGCCGCGTTTTTTATTGAGCTTTATGACCCGAACTTCAATCTCCTGGCCTTTCAGCGTTTCCAGGTTGCGCACCGGGTGGACATCCACCTGCGATCCTGGCATAAACGCCTTTACGCCAATATCCACGGAGACGCCGCCCTTTACGCGCTCCACCACCGTGCCTTTAACGGCTTCCTTGGAGTGGTAGGCCTTCTCGATGTTCTCCCACACCCGCACCCGCTCGGCCCGTTCATGCGAAAGCAGAACGGAGCCTTCTTCGTTCTCGCCGCGCTGGACCATCACTTCAATGTCCTGCCCTGGCTGGAACTTCACGTTACCGTGAGCATCGGTGACTTCAGCAATCGGCACAAGGCCTTCTGACTTGAAGCCGATGTCAACGACGACATGGGTTGCGGTGATCTTGATCACGGTGCCTTTAAAGACGTTGTCTTCACTTGGCGCCGGCTCAGTTTCTAGGGTGTACGATTCAAGAGCTGTGGCGAAGTCTTCCATGTGAGTTTCTTCTTTGTGAGCTACGCCCGCGCTGGGCTGCTCAGGAGATTGAGTTTGAGATTCGTTCCCGGACATAGTTGTTGAATTTTCGTAGGACTGGGCGGAATCGGTTGAGCTGTTGGATTCAGCGTCGGAACCATGGTGCTCGCTACGGGCTGTATGCTCGACCCACATTCCTATAATTGCCAACGGACCCAAAACACATCTGGAACTCACTGAAGAGAGGCAGTAGTGCTGAAGGCGGACTCGGGACCCCGAGTCCCACTGGTATGATTTCAGAAACCAGCGGCCGGATCTTACGGCAGTCCTGAAAGGGCCATAAGACTCCTTCGACTATAACAACCGCTCAGTACGCTGTCAAACGCTTCAAAACGGGAAAATTGGCTTAGAACCCTAATCCTTCTGGTATCGTTTTTAAGGCCCATGGACTATCTGTTTACACCCTGGCGATACGCCTACATCACCGGCGCAAATGCCCCGGGCGACTGCCTGTTTTGCACTCTTCTGCAGACCAAAAACGATGAGCAGGCGCTGATCGTCCATCGCGCAAAATACTGCTTTGTGATGCTTAACGCTTTTCCATATACGTCCGGTCATACGATGGTGGTGCCGTACGATCACGTTGACGAATTATCCAAACTTTCACCACCCGCAGCGCAGGAGATGATGGAGCTGACGCGACGGCTGGAAGGCGTCCTGCGCGAACTCTATCGGCCTGACGGCGTTAATCTCGGAATGAACATCGGCAAGGCCGCGGGCGCCGGCGTGGCCGGTCACATCCACATGCATATCCTTCCCCGCTGGTTCGGCGACGTAAATTTCATGAGTGCCATCGGCGAGACGCGCGTGCTGCCGGAAGATTTGCAAACGACGTATAAGAAGTTACGTTCCAAATTCTGATCACCTGCCTTGCCGGTCTCGGCGATGCTGGCGATCTGTAATCCATGTGGCACCGCCGCCCTCGGCGGTGGGATTTTATCCCGGTCTTGTTCTGATCCGTATCCCCGTGTAAGGTTGAGCCGGTTTTTTGTCTTGGCTGAATGCTGATGGCTGAGTGCTGAATGCTAATTTTCAAAGATCCCTCCCGCACAGGCGGTCCTCGCTTGGAGGATGGTGTAACAATTTACCATTTGTTCGCTCATCAATCAAGGAGAAAATTGATGAAAGAAGGGCAATTTAATCCAACACGAAATCTGAAAAATGGGCGATTGGAGTCGCCGCGCGCCACATTCCCAGGGAAAAGGAAGCGGTGGGCCGCGGCCATGCTCGGAGTTATGCGGGCGCCACGCGGAACCCCGATGTGGCCGGCTGTGTGCGGGGGTGCGAAATGATGGGACCAAATGCAATCATCGACAAGTCGTTTTTGCAGATGCTGAATCCGGAAGAAGTCTTCGAATTCAGTTTGTTCTTTCGGCCAGTTATTGTGCCGGTGCTGATTCGCGAGATCATTAGTGATCTCAAAAAGGAACCGACCGCCCACACCGTGCCACACAATGTAGTTAAGGCTCTGGCTTCCAAGCTCGGCAATATCCATGGTCTGACGCCGGTCAATTTTCGCAAGGCCGCGATCGGCAACCTACTTACCCGTTCAGTTCCACTGACCGGGCAAGTTCCTGTTGATGCTGACGCTCCCAACGTTCACATCTCCCGTAGCGGCAAGGGGTTGCTGTATGACTCCGCGCCCGAACAGAAGCTTTGGGATCGATGGGCTGCTGGAAATTTCAATACCTCGGATGAGCTAAGCGCTACAGTGTGGCGCCAGGGCATTGAGAGAATCCGGCTCGACAGAATACGCGACGACTGGAAGGATTTCGTCCAAGAACATTTTGCGTCAGCCAAGAGCATCCCCTCTCTTGTGCAGGGTGTTAACGCTCTATTTGCCGATTTCAGTCTTACAACCCAAAGGGAAGTTCTGCAAACAACACTCGGGTTTCTCCGGGTCGCCCCCGGGCCAGGAACGATAATCCTGATGCTGTCGAATGCGGGGTTGATTCCGCGCATTGGGGACCTGGCGCCCTACGCTGCTTCCGTAGCGCGGCTTGCTTTTGTGTTCGTTGCCGGACTGGGCCGTGGCTTTATTGGACCACGGCCAAGTCACTATCTCGATCTGCAATACCTTTTCTACGCGCCGTTTGCAAACGTATTTGTCTCAAGTGACAAATTTCATCGCGATTTGTGGGTTGCGACTTCTGGCAATAACACGTTCGTTTGGGGGCCTGATCTCAAGGCCGACTTGGCTAGGAGAATCGCACTACGAAAGCAGCAAACTCAGAGTGAACGAGAAAAGCACGACGAGACACATGGATTTTATCCCTTAGAAATTGATGGATCGCCAATTACAAAAGTCTGGGGAAAATATCTTCGTCCGCGAAATGAGATTCTAGGCAGTGCTAAGGATCGCAAAGCGTTGAAAGAAAGTGAGCCAGAAATCCTGAAAGAGATTCACGAAAGACTGGCCGAATTCGACACATTCCCGCGTTAACAGAGAATGCATTATGGCAGGTGCCCATTTACCATCTTCTCAACCGTCTCAACGCAGCTTTCGCTCGCGTCCATCGCAACATGGCTGCATTGCAGGAAGTCGGCATTTTCGATCCGCTGATGATCAGAATCTTAACGCCAGTCTGAGCATCTTCGGGCAGGCGCAAATTACCATCTGCTCGGAGCCATAGGCCGCATTGAAGAGCGCGACCGCGAGCGGTTCTCGCAGCCGCCCTTTCGCAGCACCTAAATGAGTAAAATTCTTTGACTCGACAAGGCCCGCCGTAAAAAGGCGGGTCCCATTCCACAAAGCTCACAAACGATATGGGACGCCAGACAACTCAAAGGTAAACAACTTGTCTTTTATAATCAATAAGATGCATGGAATAATGGTGATTTATTTTTTTGATATACATGGTATATTATATGGCTATTATGTTGTATATTTTAACGGATTTATGACGGGTTTTTGTTGTATACTGGTTAAAAGATCGAGATCTAAGAGGGTTGCAACATGGCAGTCATCGCTCACCCACCCGCGAAGCCAGACCTGATCGCACAGCGCGAATCTGTAACACTACCCCTTCCAAAAGTCGTCGCTGGGCTGGTTGAAATTCTGGGAAAGAAGATCGTGGCTTATATATGCAATGCCAAGGATGTGCGTACCGTCGATCGATGGGCTGAAGGTGGCGAGCCTTACAAAGGCGTGGAAGTA
The genomic region above belongs to Terriglobia bacterium and contains:
- a CDS encoding DUF2384 domain-containing protein, which codes for MAVIAHPPAKPDLIAQRESVTLPLPKVVAGLVEILGKKIVAYICNAKDVRTVDRWAEGGEPYKGVEVKLRATYHLVKLLSDHESNRVVQSWILGLNPQLGDVSPARLLRDEDIAIAGPAVLGAGRAFLAGG
- a CDS encoding HIT domain-containing protein, yielding MDYLFTPWRYAYITGANAPGDCLFCTLLQTKNDEQALIVHRAKYCFVMLNAFPYTSGHTMVVPYDHVDELSKLSPPAAQEMMELTRRLEGVLRELYRPDGVNLGMNIGKAAGAGVAGHIHMHILPRWFGDVNFMSAIGETRVLPEDLQTTYKKLRSKF
- a CDS encoding carboxypeptidase-like regulatory domain-containing protein, giving the protein MKRLTAIAAILLAFGASFAVPVAGATALFQRGQSETRTLVGHVLDDREQPLQKAIVYLKNTKNLAIKTYITEPDGTFRFSGLSANIDYEVYAEHQGARSDTKTLSGFDSRRQVNMTLKIKGK
- a CDS encoding M28 family peptidase, with the translated sequence MDSLKDSRIRISLFVSIALLMLAAPFAVAQKHKPKTRAAESAEKPSATAKRDRDPAIIQIIKDVSPQRAQQTDEKLVSFGTRSTLSVNNPGAASSPQGIVAARNWIKSEFEKISAECNGCLEVKTDTFIEQPKGPRDRITQPTEIQNVYAILKGTDPAQAKRIYLVTGHYDSRNSSNENSTDPAPGANDDGSGTTVSLECARVLSKHKFPATIIFLTVAGEEQGLNGSTHFAKMAKEQGWQLEGVLNNDIVGGNRTPGDTMQNNNWVRVFSEGIPAAATDADLRRIKAIGGENDSSSRELARYIHSVGETYDFGAFSPKLIFRRDRYLRGGDHSAFNEQGFAAVRFTEYREDYNHQHQNVRTENGIEYGDLPKFVDFEYVANVARLNAATLASLASSPAPPSDVHLLTKQLENDSKIQWKPAPGATAYEVLWRKTTDADFPEENLLRTTEPKVDLPDSKDNVIFGVRSVDAKGHRSLIVIPEPER
- a CDS encoding 30S ribosomal protein S1, whose protein sequence is MWVEHTARSEHHGSDAESNSSTDSAQSYENSTTMSGNESQTQSPEQPSAGVAHKEETHMEDFATALESYTLETEPAPSEDNVFKGTVIKITATHVVVDIGFKSEGLVPIAEVTDAHGNVKFQPGQDIEVMVQRGENEEGSVLLSHERAERVRVWENIEKAYHSKEAVKGTVVERVKGGVSVDIGVKAFMPGSQVDVHPVRNLETLKGQEIEVRVIKLNKKRGNIVVSRKAILDEEIASKRGKTLENLAEGAILTGTVKNLTDYGAFVDMGGIDGLLHITDMSWGRLTHPRDLVHVGDQIQVKVLKYDPEKLRVSLGFKQLTPDPWLDASERYPIGARVKGRILSVTDYGAFVELEQGIEGLVHVSEMSWSKRMKHPSKLVNVGDEIECVVLNVNSNERRISLGLKQLESNPWERLHEKYPIGSTVEGRVRNLTDFGAFIEIEDGIDGLVHVSNLSWTKRVKHPSEVLKKGEKVKAIVLGIEPEQRRLSLGVKQLQPDAWESFFQTHRIGDVVHGKVLRLAQFGAFVEIAEGVEGLCHNSEATDSSGAGVKLDAGQEHDFKIIKMNAEEKKVGLSLRAVGEEASRADVEAYKHPASSATATTTLGDIINWKRAGNDQD
- a CDS encoding rhomboid family intramembrane serine protease, giving the protein MARTMTLSFPPFTRAIKILVAINGGIYFLGLILVAIGQGRLANAIFNPLALRAHDVVHGHIYQLLTYGFVHAGFFHVFFNMLMLWMFGSMLEVPWGSRRFLEFFLFGVIGAGLGTVALAYTLGPIVHLVPQTPTVGSSGGIYAIFMAAAMLFGDQEVFMFPLPFAIRLKYLVGILAFVALAGALGDASGTANVAHLSGLLFGYLYVKFVPRRGLLFSASEVSYGLTNRYHRWKRRRAGKKFQVYMKKHNQDAKDYFDEYGNFRPPDDKDKKNGGSTGGWVN